GGCGAGCAGGCCACGACGGGAGAGTCGGCGGGCGGAGACGGGATGCGACATGGCAGGGTCTTTCGTCGGGGTCGCAGATGACCATGGACAGCGCGGTTAGGTTAACCTAGCCTAAGATGCTGTCAAGTCCGGCTTGCGCACCGCACCACCTCGGAGCTCACCCTGTCCGTCACGCACCCACCCCGGTCCGACCTCGTGGCGGCGAGCCCGGCCGCGCCGCCACGCCGAGATCGCGTCGCCGCCCGCACCGCCGGGCTCGCCGCCGCCGGGCTCCTACTCGGCGCGGTCGTGGCGCTCAGCATCGCCGTCGGCGCGAAGGCGCTACCCCTCGCCGAGGTGTGGCGCGGCCTGCTCGACCCCGCCGCCGCCGAGTACCCCGTGGTGCACCGCATGCGGCTCCCCCGCACGCTGCTCGGCCTACTCGCCGGCGTCGCGCTCGGCGTGGCCGGCGCGGTCATGCAGGCGCTCACCCGCAACCCGCTCGCCGATCCCGGACTACTCGGTATCAACGCCGGGGCCTCAGCGGCGGTCGCCACCGGCGCGGCCGTGGTCGGCGTCGCGGGTGTCCGTGGGCAGGTGTGGTTCGCGCTGCTCGGCGCCGCCACCGTCACCGCCGCCGTCTACCTGATCGGCGGCGGTCGGGGCGCCACCCCCGCCCGGCTGGCCCTTGCCGGAGCGGCGCTCAACGCCACCCTCTACTCGTACGTGAGCGGTGTCATGCTGCTCAACACCGCCTCACTGGAACGGCTGCGGTTCTGGACCGTGGGGTCCCTGGCCAACGCCGAACCCGCCACGGTCGCCACGGTGACCCCGTTCATCGCGGCCGGGCTGCTGGTCGCGCTCGCCGCCGCCCGGCCGCTCAACGCGCTCGCGCTCGGCGACGACACGGCGCGGGCGCTCGGCGCCCGGCCCGCCCTGATCCGGGGCGCGGTCGTCGTGGCGGTCACGCTGCTCTGCGGTGCCGCCACCGCCGCCTGTGGACCCATCGTCTTCGTCGGGCTGCTCGTGCCGCACCTGGTGCGCGCGCTCACCGGGCCGGACCTGCGCTGGCTGCTGCCGTACTGCGCGGTGCTCGCGCCGGTGCTTCTGCTCGGCGCCGACGTCCTCGGTCGGGTGCTGAGCCGGCCCGGCGAGCTCCAGGTCGGCATGGTGACCGCGGTGCTCGGCGGGCCGCTCTTCCTCTGGCTGGTGCTCCGCCGGCGGGTGGCACACCCGTGATCGTTCTGCGTACCCCCGGCGGCTGGTCGCTGCGCCTGCGGCCCCGTGCCCTCGCTGTCGGCACCACCTGCGCACTGCTCACCGTCGCGGTGGGCGTGCTGGCGCTCGGTTACGGCGACTACCCGATGAGCGCCGCCGACGTGCTGCGCACCCTGGCGGGAAACGGCACCCCCGCCGAGGACTTCGTCGTTCACGAGCTGCGGCTGCCCCGCCTGGTCACGGCTGCCGCCGTGGGCGCCGCGCTGGCGCTGGCCGGCGCGGTCTTCCAGTCACTGGTCCGCAACCCGCTCGGCAGCCCCGACATCCTCGGCTTCACCCAGGGCGCGGCCACCGGCGCGCTGCTGGTGGTCGTCGCCGGCGGGAGCAGCGCACTGCTGTCCGGCGCCGCCGTGGCCGGCGGGCTCGGCACCGGCGTGCTGGTGTACGCGCTCGCCTGGCGGCGCGGCGTGCACGGATACCGGCTGGTCCTGGTCGGCATCGGGGTCGCCGCGATCCTCACCGGCGTCAACGGGTGGCTGCTCACCCGCGCCCCGCTGATGGACGCCGCCCGCGCCGTGCTCTGGCTCACCGGCAGCCTGGACGGACGCGGCTGGTCGCACGGCGTACCGGTCGCCCTGGCCGTGCTCGGGACGGCCGTCGTGCTCGCCGGCGCCGGGCCGGCGCTGCGGCTGGTCGAACTGGGCGACGACGCCGCCACCGCCCTCGGCGTCCAGGTGCGGCGGCTGCGGCTCGCCCTGCTCGCCACGGCCGTGCTGTTGGTCTCCCTCGCCGCGGCCGCCGCCGGCCCGGTCAACTTCGTCGCGCTCACCGCGCCGCAGCTGGCTCGGCGGCTCACCCGCGCCCCCGGGCCGAACCTGCTGCCCTCGGCGGCCCTCGGGGCGCTGCTGTTGGTCTCCGCCGACCAGGTGGCGCAGCGCGCCTTCGCCGGCCACCAGCTGCCGGTGGGCGTGGTGACCGGGATACTCGGCGGCGGGTATCTGATCTGGTTGCTCGCCAGCGAGCGCCGGGCCGGCCGGTTGTGACGGCACCGAACGAGAACGGAGCACCGAGCATGCAGTCCCGGTTGCGCGGCACCGCGATGACCCTCGCCTACGAACGGCGGACCATCGCCCGCGACCTGACCGTCGACATCCCGGACCAGTCCTTCACCGTGGTCATCGGGCCGAACGCGTGCGGCAAGTCGACGCTGCTGCGGGCCCTGTCACGGTTGCTCAGGCCGGCCGCCGGCGCGGTGCTGCTGGACGGAGAGGACATCCAGCGGCGACCGGGGCGGGCCGTGGCCCGCGCCCTCGGCCTGCTGCCGCAGTCGTCGATCGCGCCGGACGGCATCGGCGTCGCCGAGTTGGTCGCCCGGGGCCGCTACCCGCACCAGGGACTGCTGCGGCAGTGGTCCCGCGAGGACGAGCGGGTGGTTACCGAGTCAATGGCCGCCACCGGCGTCACCGACCTCGCCGACCGCCCGGTCGACGAGCTCTCCGGCGGGCAGCGGCAGCGGGTGTGGCTCGCGATGGCCCTCGCCCAGCAGACCCCGCTGCTGCTGCTGGACGAGCCGACGACCTATCTGGACATCGCCCACCAGATCGAGATCCTCGACCTGTGTGCGCGGCTGCACGAGGAGCAGGGCCGCACGCTGGTCGCCGTGCTGCACGACCTGAACCACGCCGCCCGGTACGCCACTCATCTGATCGCGATGCGCGACGGGCGGGTGGTCGCCGCCGGAGCGCCCCACGAGGTGGTGACCGCCACCCTCGTCGGGGAGGTGTTCGGACTGTCCTGCCGCGTCATCGACGACCCGGAGACGGGCACTCCGCTGGTCGTCCCGGCGGCCCGGCGCCGCGTCGCGGACGAGGTCACGGCGTGACCGCCCGGGTGTTCCGGGACCGGTGGGGGGTGCCGCACCTGCGGGCCGACGACCCCGCCGAGCTGGCCTTCGCACAGGGCCGGGTCACCGGGCACGACCGGGCCTGGCAGATCGAGGTCGAACGGCACCGGTCGCTCGGCACCAGCGCCGCGTTCCTCGGCGCGGACGCGGTGCCGTGGGACCGTTTCGCCCGCCGGACCCGCCTGGACGACACCGCCCGACGGTGCCACGCCCGGCTCGACGCGGCGACCGCCGCCTGGGTGGGGCGATACGTCGACGGGGTCAACGCCGGGCTCGCCGACGGCGCGGCCCGCGACCCCCGGTTCGGCGCCGTCGCGCTCCCTCCCGGCCGGTGGGAACCATGGACGCCGCTGGCGATCTGGCTGACCCACCACGTGCTCTTCGCCGGTTTCCCCGGCAAACTCTGGCGCGAGCACGTCGCCCGCCGGCTCGGCCCGGCCGCCGTGCCACTGTTCCACGCGGACGGGCCGGCCAGTTCCGGCAGCAACGGCTGGCTGCTCGCCGGTTCGCGGACCGCCACCGGCGCCGCGTTGCTGGCCGGCGATCCGCACCGGTACATCGAGGACCCCGGGATCTACCAGCAGATCCGCCTGGCCTGCCCGGAGTACGACGTGGTCGGCCTGGCCGTGCCCGGGGTGCCGGGCATCGCCCACTTCGGACACACCGGTGCCGTCGCCTGGGCGATCACCAACGCGATGGCCGACTACCAGGATCTGTACGCCGAACGGCTGCGCCGCCACGGCGGCGGTGTCGAGGCGTACGGGCCGGACGGCTGGCGGCCCGCGCGGACGCACACCGAGCCGATCGAGGTGGCCGGCGGCGACCCGGTCGAGGTGGAGGTCGTGGAGACGGATCGGGGACCGGTGGTGGTCGGCGGACCCGACTCGTCCGAGGCGATCAGCCTGCGCTACCCGTCCCGGGCCACCGGTGAACTGGGGTTCGCCGCGCTACCGGCGCTGCTGCGCGCCCGGACGGTCGCCGACGTGGACGCGGCGGTGGACCGCTGGGTCGAGCCGGTCAACGTCGTCCTCGCGGCGGACACCGCGGGCGGTCTGCTGCACCGCGTCGCCGGTGCGGTACCCGACCGGCACACCGACAACCGGCTTGGCGTCGTGCCGGCGTGGGCGCCCGCGTACGCCTGGCGGGGCTGGCACCCGATGCCGCGGGCCGACGTCCGGGACGTCGCGGTGATGGCCAACGAGTGCGGCGTCTCCGCTCCGCTCGGCGTGGAGTTCGCGCCCCCGCACCGGGCCCGGCGGATCCGGGAACTCCTCGACGCCTCGTCCGGCTGGAGTGCCGGGCGGATGGGCGAGGTGCACACCGACACGTACCTGGCCCCGGCCGAGCCGCTGCTCGCGCTCCTGGCCGACCTGGCCGACCTTCCGCCGGAGGCCGCCACGCTGCGGGACCGGCTGCTGCGCTGGGACCGTCGGATGGCCGCCGCCAGCGGCGACGCGGGAGCGTTCGCCGCCCTCCGGTCGGCCCTGGTCCGGCGGATCGCCACGCATCCCGCCCTGGCCGCGCTCGCCGAGCCGCCGGCGTACCCGGAGGTGTTCGCGCCCTGGCTGGCGGTATCGCCCCGGGTGGCGATTGCGCTCAACACGCTGCTGGTTCCCGGCGCGCTACCCGGACTGGACGCGTCGGCGCTGACCCGGGACGCGCTGCTGGAGGTCGCCGGCAGCGACCAGGACCCCGCCGTCGGCGGGACGGGCGCCCGGTGGGGTGCGCGGCACCGGCTCGCACCGTGGCGGGCCCTGCCCGATCCCGGGCCGGGCGACCCGCCGTCGGATGCGGACACCGGGCCGGACGCGGAGACCGGGCCGGAGCTGCCGGTCGGGCCCGACCGCGGCGCCGCCGGCGGGCCGGAGCTGGACGGAGACCACGACTGCGTGCTAGCCACGTCCAGCGTGCCCGGGTTCACCGACCTGTGCCTGCGTGGGCCGGCGGCGCGGTACGCCTGGGACCTGGCCCGACGCGAGGACAGCCGCTGGGTGGTGCCGCTCGGCGCGGACGGCGTGCCCGGCACCGCGCACCACGACGACCAGCTGGCGGCGTGGCGGCGCGGGGAGCTGCTGGCGGTGGTCACCGACTGGGCCGAGCTGACCGAGGAACGTGGCACCGACGAGGGCCGTGACTGAGCGGCACGGGCCGAGGAACACGACGCGTGAGGAGTGACATGGGTGCCCCGGCGGTGTTCGGGCGGGATGTCGCCGGCTTCGGCCGAATCGAGCTGCGGGCGGTGGACCCGGGTCG
The sequence above is a segment of the Micromonospora sp. WMMA1363 genome. Coding sequences within it:
- a CDS encoding ABC transporter ATP-binding protein, which translates into the protein MQSRLRGTAMTLAYERRTIARDLTVDIPDQSFTVVIGPNACGKSTLLRALSRLLRPAAGAVLLDGEDIQRRPGRAVARALGLLPQSSIAPDGIGVAELVARGRYPHQGLLRQWSREDERVVTESMAATGVTDLADRPVDELSGGQRQRVWLAMALAQQTPLLLLDEPTTYLDIAHQIEILDLCARLHEEQGRTLVAVLHDLNHAARYATHLIAMRDGRVVAAGAPHEVVTATLVGEVFGLSCRVIDDPETGTPLVVPAARRRVADEVTA
- a CDS encoding penicillin acylase family protein; translation: MTARVFRDRWGVPHLRADDPAELAFAQGRVTGHDRAWQIEVERHRSLGTSAAFLGADAVPWDRFARRTRLDDTARRCHARLDAATAAWVGRYVDGVNAGLADGAARDPRFGAVALPPGRWEPWTPLAIWLTHHVLFAGFPGKLWREHVARRLGPAAVPLFHADGPASSGSNGWLLAGSRTATGAALLAGDPHRYIEDPGIYQQIRLACPEYDVVGLAVPGVPGIAHFGHTGAVAWAITNAMADYQDLYAERLRRHGGGVEAYGPDGWRPARTHTEPIEVAGGDPVEVEVVETDRGPVVVGGPDSSEAISLRYPSRATGELGFAALPALLRARTVADVDAAVDRWVEPVNVVLAADTAGGLLHRVAGAVPDRHTDNRLGVVPAWAPAYAWRGWHPMPRADVRDVAVMANECGVSAPLGVEFAPPHRARRIRELLDASSGWSAGRMGEVHTDTYLAPAEPLLALLADLADLPPEAATLRDRLLRWDRRMAAASGDAGAFAALRSALVRRIATHPALAALAEPPAYPEVFAPWLAVSPRVAIALNTLLVPGALPGLDASALTRDALLEVAGSDQDPAVGGTGARWGARHRLAPWRALPDPGPGDPPSDADTGPDAETGPELPVGPDRGAAGGPELDGDHDCVLATSSVPGFTDLCLRGPAARYAWDLARREDSRWVVPLGADGVPGTAHHDDQLAAWRRGELLAVVTDWAELTEERGTDEGRD
- a CDS encoding iron chelate uptake ABC transporter family permease subunit, translated to MIVLRTPGGWSLRLRPRALAVGTTCALLTVAVGVLALGYGDYPMSAADVLRTLAGNGTPAEDFVVHELRLPRLVTAAAVGAALALAGAVFQSLVRNPLGSPDILGFTQGAATGALLVVVAGGSSALLSGAAVAGGLGTGVLVYALAWRRGVHGYRLVLVGIGVAAILTGVNGWLLTRAPLMDAARAVLWLTGSLDGRGWSHGVPVALAVLGTAVVLAGAGPALRLVELGDDAATALGVQVRRLRLALLATAVLLVSLAAAAAGPVNFVALTAPQLARRLTRAPGPNLLPSAALGALLLVSADQVAQRAFAGHQLPVGVVTGILGGGYLIWLLASERRAGRL